The following proteins are co-located in the Brachybacterium sacelli genome:
- a CDS encoding LacI family DNA-binding transcriptional regulator, with protein MTSRADGRKRATISDVAAGAGVSRSAVSKVFNGTGHISEATTARILDAARELGWSPSSAAVALRSARTRAIGLVVYRSRDVVEISPISSAVIAGIESVLSPLDFGLLLHVRDRDQEDELDFYRRLVSANRVDGVILTDSVVGDRRFDVLHELRMPAVLLGTPAEEIPLRNVDVDPPGAGMESPVAHLVRHGHTRIAYVGGDEKRVVAMHRRRAFDAAVADRPGIDGIAVETSYSANEAAEETLRLLRSPDRPTALIYASDPMAMAGMRAAKLDGFRVPDDVSVIGFDGLTMGEWVEPQLTTVRRDGVLRGRAAAWEILDVLGAAPGERPVLHVPELLVRGSTGRAPDVP; from the coding sequence ATGACCAGTCGAGCCGACGGGCGCAAGCGGGCGACGATCTCCGACGTCGCCGCGGGGGCGGGGGTCTCCCGCTCCGCCGTGTCGAAGGTCTTCAACGGCACCGGCCACATCTCCGAAGCCACGACCGCGCGCATCCTCGACGCGGCCCGCGAGCTCGGCTGGTCACCGAGTTCGGCCGCTGTGGCCCTGCGCTCCGCCCGTACCCGCGCGATCGGCCTGGTCGTCTACCGCTCTCGGGACGTCGTGGAGATCTCCCCCATCTCCTCCGCCGTGATCGCCGGCATCGAATCGGTGCTCAGCCCGCTCGACTTCGGGCTCCTGCTCCATGTGCGGGACAGGGACCAGGAGGACGAGCTCGACTTCTACCGTCGTCTGGTCTCCGCGAACCGGGTCGACGGAGTGATCCTCACCGACAGCGTCGTCGGCGACCGGCGCTTCGACGTGCTGCACGAGCTGCGGATGCCGGCCGTCCTGCTCGGCACTCCGGCCGAAGAGATCCCGCTGCGTAACGTCGACGTCGATCCCCCGGGCGCGGGGATGGAGTCCCCGGTCGCGCACCTGGTGCGACACGGCCACACGCGCATCGCCTATGTCGGCGGGGACGAGAAGCGGGTGGTCGCCATGCATCGTCGTCGCGCCTTCGACGCCGCGGTCGCCGATCGTCCGGGGATCGACGGGATCGCCGTGGAGACGTCGTACTCCGCGAACGAGGCCGCCGAGGAGACCCTGCGACTGCTGCGGAGCCCCGACCGGCCCACCGCGCTCATCTACGCGTCGGACCCGATGGCGATGGCGGGCATGCGTGCTGCAAAGCTCGACGGGTTCCGCGTGCCCGATGACGTCTCCGTGATCGGGTTCGACGGGCTCACCATGGGCGAGTGGGTCGAGCCGCAGCTGACGACCGTGCGCCGCGACGGCGTGCTGCGAGGACGCGCGGCTGCCTGGGAGATCCTCGACGTGCTCGGGGCGGCGCCCGGCGAGCGCCCCGTGCTCCACGTCCCGGAGCTCCTCGTACGCGGGAGCACGGGGCGCGCCCCCGACGTGCCCTGA
- a CDS encoding hydroxypyruvate isomerase family protein, producing MADLAFAANLTMLYTERPFLERFAAAAADGFAGAEFVSTEGQSPRAVAAAAQAAGLPVVLVNGPTGDWAAGERGIAALPGRDDDFAAELDRTAQVVGALDVPLVNILAGRLEESADVSAAESLLVERLLRAADRLEPLGARVTLEHVNVHDVTGYALPVPEDVERIRERAGRERVGLQLDVYHAAMQGLDPVAEIERRLPDIAHVQIADAPGRHEPGTGELDFPSVFAALRARGYTGWVSGEYVPRDGAGWLARARARR from the coding sequence ATGGCTGACCTCGCTTTCGCCGCCAATTTGACCATGCTCTACACGGAGCGACCCTTCCTGGAACGCTTCGCAGCCGCCGCCGCGGACGGATTCGCGGGCGCGGAGTTCGTCTCGACGGAGGGCCAGTCGCCCCGGGCGGTCGCGGCCGCCGCGCAGGCCGCCGGCCTGCCCGTCGTACTCGTCAACGGTCCCACCGGCGACTGGGCGGCGGGGGAGCGGGGCATCGCCGCGCTCCCGGGGCGCGATGACGACTTCGCGGCGGAACTGGACAGGACGGCGCAGGTCGTCGGGGCACTGGACGTCCCGCTCGTGAACATCCTGGCCGGCCGTCTCGAGGAGTCCGCCGACGTGTCTGCCGCCGAGTCGCTGCTGGTGGAACGCCTGCTGCGTGCCGCGGACCGGCTCGAGCCCCTCGGAGCCCGGGTGACTCTCGAGCACGTCAATGTCCATGACGTGACCGGGTACGCGCTTCCTGTGCCGGAGGACGTCGAGCGGATCCGCGAACGGGCGGGCCGGGAACGGGTGGGCCTGCAGCTCGACGTCTATCACGCGGCGATGCAGGGCCTCGACCCGGTGGCCGAGATCGAACGCCGACTACCGGACATCGCACACGTGCAGATCGCCGACGCGCCCGGGAGGCACGAGCCCGGAACCGGGGAGCTGGATTTCCCCTCGGTGTTCGCCGCGCTCCGGGCCCGGGGGTACACGGGGTGGGTCTCCGGGGAGTACGTGCCTCGTGACGGCGCGGGCTGGCTCGCCCGTGCACGCGCCCGCCGCTGA
- a CDS encoding alpha-amylase family protein, which yields MTAASTAPSTQTAPATPAAGLRTASWYRGATRWTQVTFVEDDPRHVDLDQWIDIMRRSRSNALCVSAGGYIAYYPTKIPLHHRSVHLGDRDLFGEFVEAARGLDMHVMARVDPHAIHADAARAHPEWLARDEHGAAIEHPSFPGIYLTCPFSSYNREVITEIATEIVRDYDVDAIFANRWQGTGVSYSASARDGFRAATGHEIPASTLEQDAPAWHEYRAWRRRELSGLVGLWDDAVRNVRPHARFLPNLGSFAAHELDPDLVRRHYPMLLIDKQSRAGLEPMWGAGRNGKRSRATFRDRPVGLITSVGPENGHRWKDSVNAGPETAMWIVDGFAHGAFPWFTKFNGVLADDRWVEPVATAFATHAQVEDAYARTEPTAQVALIETVPSTSPDETRAAANRDGAYQALVDSRIPFEMVSASRLTPQELDRFRVVVLCDVADLDAESHRALREFAATGGSLVVTHRGAHGLEDLLGLESASTERGPLRNTMAALSERGPLLSGFGNATRIIAGVHTIAVRTRDEVGVPLRFFPDYPDLPMEEVYPRRAPADPAVTTWERPDGGRSVYIAFDLTELYWSALQDDHRRLLANAVDWALDEDPAVRVEGSGMIDVAVRIGPHELVVSLVNLTNPMTMRGQMREILPSPPQLVDLAAPPGGRDPQAQLLVAGNAAEIERTSDRSGPRWRIRVPSFDLLESVHLTWKEPDDG from the coding sequence ATGACCGCAGCATCCACCGCCCCGTCCACCCAGACTGCGCCCGCGACCCCGGCCGCCGGGCTCCGCACCGCCTCCTGGTACCGCGGTGCGACCCGCTGGACGCAGGTCACCTTCGTCGAGGACGATCCGCGCCACGTCGACCTCGACCAATGGATCGACATCATGCGCCGCAGCCGCTCCAACGCGCTGTGCGTCAGCGCGGGCGGGTACATCGCCTACTACCCCACGAAAATCCCGCTGCACCACCGCAGCGTCCACCTCGGGGACAGGGACCTGTTCGGCGAGTTCGTGGAGGCCGCCCGGGGGCTCGACATGCACGTCATGGCGCGCGTCGACCCGCATGCCATCCACGCCGACGCCGCCCGGGCGCACCCCGAGTGGCTCGCACGGGACGAGCACGGCGCCGCGATCGAGCATCCGTCGTTCCCGGGGATCTACCTCACCTGCCCCTTTAGTTCCTACAACCGAGAGGTGATCACGGAGATCGCGACGGAGATCGTGCGCGACTACGACGTCGACGCCATCTTCGCGAACCGCTGGCAGGGCACGGGAGTGTCGTACTCCGCCAGCGCCCGGGACGGCTTCCGCGCCGCGACGGGGCACGAGATCCCTGCCTCCACACTCGAACAGGACGCCCCCGCCTGGCACGAGTACCGTGCCTGGAGACGCCGCGAGCTATCCGGTCTCGTCGGCCTGTGGGACGACGCCGTGCGGAACGTGCGCCCTCACGCCCGCTTCCTGCCGAACCTCGGCTCGTTCGCCGCGCACGAGCTGGATCCGGATCTCGTGCGCCGGCACTATCCGATGCTCCTGATCGACAAGCAGTCCCGCGCAGGCCTCGAGCCGATGTGGGGTGCGGGCCGCAACGGCAAGCGCAGCCGTGCCACCTTTCGGGACCGGCCCGTCGGCCTCATCACCTCGGTGGGGCCCGAGAACGGACACCGCTGGAAGGACTCGGTGAACGCGGGGCCGGAGACGGCGATGTGGATCGTGGACGGTTTCGCGCACGGGGCCTTCCCCTGGTTCACGAAGTTCAACGGCGTGCTGGCCGACGACCGCTGGGTCGAACCGGTCGCGACCGCCTTCGCCACCCACGCCCAGGTCGAGGACGCCTACGCCCGCACCGAGCCGACCGCACAGGTGGCTCTGATCGAGACCGTGCCCTCCACCAGCCCCGACGAGACGCGGGCGGCGGCGAACCGTGACGGTGCCTACCAAGCGCTGGTGGATTCCCGCATCCCCTTCGAGATGGTCTCCGCCTCCCGGCTGACGCCGCAGGAACTCGACCGCTTCCGCGTCGTCGTGCTGTGCGATGTCGCCGACCTCGACGCCGAGTCGCACCGGGCCCTGCGGGAGTTCGCCGCCACCGGCGGATCGCTCGTGGTCACCCACCGGGGTGCGCACGGTCTCGAGGACCTCCTGGGCCTGGAGTCCGCGTCGACGGAGCGGGGACCGCTGCGCAACACCATGGCCGCTCTCTCGGAGCGCGGCCCGCTCCTCTCCGGTTTCGGCAACGCCACCCGGATCATCGCCGGTGTGCACACGATCGCCGTTCGCACTCGCGACGAGGTCGGTGTGCCGCTGAGGTTCTTCCCGGACTATCCCGACCTGCCGATGGAGGAGGTCTATCCGCGGCGGGCACCCGCCGATCCGGCCGTCACCACCTGGGAACGGCCCGATGGAGGCCGCAGCGTCTACATCGCCTTCGACCTCACCGAGCTCTACTGGAGCGCCCTGCAGGACGACCACCGGCGGTTGCTCGCCAATGCCGTCGACTGGGCTCTCGACGAGGACCCCGCGGTGCGGGTCGAGGGTTCGGGGATGATCGATGTCGCGGTACGGATTGGTCCGCACGAACTCGTCGTCTCCCTCGTCAACCTCACGAACCCCATGACGATGCGTGGCCAGATGCGGGAGATCCTGCCCAGCCCGCCCCAGCTCGTGGACCTCGCCGCCCCGCCTGGGGGGCGCGACCCGCAGGCGCAGCTGCTGGTCGCCGGCAACGCGGCGGAGATCGAGCGGACCAGCGACCGCAGCGGCCCGCGATGGCGGATCCGCGTGCCCTCTTTCGACCTGCTCGAGTCCGTGCACCTCACCTGGAAGGAGCCCGACGATGGCTGA
- a CDS encoding carbohydrate ABC transporter permease, giving the protein MAALLTAARGGGAAAPSALDARRRPRRRLRRLLRHLFLLVFVLLMVYPLLWMVVSSFKPGELVLTQPGIVPEAVTLENYRFGWNALNEPFTHYLINSFLVAFGAILGNLFSCSLTAYALARLEFRARKAYFAIVLGSVMLPMHALVIPQYIAFSELGFVNTYVPLLLPKFLATDAFFIFLLMQFIRTLPRELDQAAMIDGASPFRIFWSVILPLLQPALVTTAVFTFIWTWNDYFTPLIYLTQSEMYTVSVALKSLVDVQTSSGTGILFAMSLISLVPIFIFFITAQKYLVQGIATTGLK; this is encoded by the coding sequence ATGGCTGCACTCCTCACTGCCGCACGCGGGGGCGGTGCCGCCGCCCCCTCCGCCCTCGATGCCCGGCGCCGCCCTCGCCGTCGGCTGCGTCGCCTCCTGCGACACCTGTTCCTGCTGGTTTTCGTCCTGCTGATGGTCTATCCACTGCTATGGATGGTGGTCAGCTCCTTCAAGCCGGGGGAGCTGGTGCTGACCCAGCCCGGGATCGTCCCGGAGGCCGTCACGCTCGAGAACTACCGATTCGGGTGGAACGCCCTCAACGAGCCCTTCACCCACTATCTGATCAACTCGTTCCTCGTCGCCTTCGGGGCGATCCTCGGGAACCTCTTCTCCTGCTCATTGACGGCCTACGCGCTGGCCCGACTGGAGTTCCGTGCCCGCAAGGCATACTTCGCGATAGTCCTGGGGTCCGTCATGCTCCCCATGCATGCGCTCGTGATCCCTCAGTACATCGCTTTCTCCGAGCTGGGCTTCGTGAACACGTATGTGCCGCTCCTGCTGCCGAAGTTCCTGGCGACCGACGCGTTCTTCATCTTTCTCCTGATGCAGTTCATCCGCACCCTCCCGCGGGAGCTCGACCAGGCGGCGATGATCGACGGCGCCAGCCCGTTCCGGATCTTCTGGTCGGTGATCCTGCCGCTCCTGCAGCCGGCCCTCGTCACGACCGCCGTCTTCACGTTCATCTGGACGTGGAACGACTACTTCACACCGCTCATCTACTTGACCCAGTCGGAGATGTACACGGTCTCGGTCGCGCTGAAATCGCTCGTGGACGTCCAGACCAGCAGCGGCACGGGGATCCTCTTCGCCATGTCCCTCATCTCCCTCGTCCCCATCTTCATCTTCTTCATCACTGCCCAGAAGTACCTGGTGCAGGGCATCGCGACGACAGGACTGAAATGA
- a CDS encoding carbohydrate ABC transporter permease: protein MSTVTDRPVPAGGQLPPPAPARRRRRSQAGIAHVFLTPFLLGLVLITAGPLLASLYLAFTDYDMLSAPSFVGIENFERMFADQNWRASVSVTLRYVVISVPLQLAFALLLAAGLDKGIRGLSFYRSAFYLPSLLGSSVAIAILWRQIFGDSGLINQALALIGIEGSSWLQNPDTALSTLIVLNVWTFGSPMVIFLAGLRQIPEELYEAARVDGAGKIREFRSITMPLITPIIFFNLILQTIGSFQAFTQAHIISGGLGGPLNSTLFYTLYLYRQAFVNYNMGYAAAMAWVLLVVIAVFTAVYFLTSKYWVHYGDE, encoded by the coding sequence ATGTCCACGGTCACCGACCGGCCGGTGCCGGCGGGCGGCCAGCTACCGCCCCCGGCACCGGCCCGGCGTCGTCGCCGTTCGCAGGCCGGCATCGCGCACGTCTTCCTCACGCCCTTCCTCCTCGGCCTGGTGCTCATCACGGCCGGTCCGCTGCTCGCCTCGCTCTATCTCGCATTCACCGACTACGACATGCTCAGTGCCCCGAGCTTCGTGGGCATCGAGAACTTCGAGCGGATGTTCGCGGATCAGAACTGGAGGGCATCGGTGTCGGTCACCCTGCGGTACGTGGTCATCTCGGTGCCGCTGCAGCTGGCCTTCGCACTCCTGCTGGCCGCGGGGCTGGACAAGGGCATTCGCGGGCTCTCCTTCTACCGCTCCGCGTTCTACCTGCCCTCGCTGCTGGGCTCCAGCGTCGCCATCGCCATCCTGTGGCGGCAGATCTTCGGCGACTCCGGGCTCATCAACCAGGCCCTCGCCCTCATCGGCATCGAGGGCTCCAGCTGGCTGCAGAATCCGGACACGGCGCTGTCCACCCTCATCGTCCTGAACGTGTGGACCTTCGGCTCGCCGATGGTGATCTTCCTGGCCGGCCTCCGGCAGATACCCGAAGAGCTGTACGAAGCGGCACGGGTGGACGGGGCCGGAAAGATTCGCGAGTTCCGTTCGATCACCATGCCGTTGATCACTCCGATCATCTTCTTCAACCTGATCCTGCAGACCATCGGATCTTTCCAGGCGTTCACGCAGGCTCACATCATCTCGGGCGGCCTCGGCGGTCCTCTCAACTCCACACTCTTCTACACGCTGTACCTGTACCGGCAGGCGTTCGTGAATTACAACATGGGGTATGCAGCGGCCATGGCGTGGGTTCTCCTCGTCGTGATCGCCGTCTTCACCGCGGTGTACTTCCTGACGTCCAAGTACTGGGTGCATTACGGAGACGAATGA
- a CDS encoding ABC transporter substrate-binding protein, translating to MNDLKRRTLLGMLGTSAVTAPLLAACGGTGGGPAGSSGDGSTLRFAYWGGAERQALYTEGIAGFIEETGIQVEEQFASYDAFQERMTTQIAGSDVPAVFWIPSAQVMTYADAGIYRTLDDVESFDLSDFEDEDIESYQLDGVLNSFPKSVFSACVRYNRTMLEEAGAELPSGENWTWDGFAEFLIDYSADNGEGRKGTTYNAYSDMALEAWMRQRGVDLWTEDGRLGAGADDFASWFDWWEKLREKGATTTISEQDGAQPDWTLTGDMVLTTFANTNHIIDEAPMFPDYEFAMAEVPASADALEGWPFLYLSRFAMYEGASDELVADAGAFMSYTVNSLDMLKIVGLSAGAPPNPRLLETAKADAGPLETKVLEITSQIRERDRGPRYEAPDGTGTWRDKVVAAIEQITLGDASIMDASQGLVDSIDAEMGSA from the coding sequence ATGAACGACCTGAAGCGACGGACCCTGTTGGGAATGCTCGGGACCAGCGCAGTGACGGCGCCCCTGCTCGCCGCCTGCGGCGGTACCGGAGGCGGACCCGCCGGCTCCAGCGGAGACGGCAGCACCTTGCGCTTCGCCTACTGGGGCGGCGCCGAGCGCCAGGCGCTGTACACCGAAGGCATCGCCGGCTTCATCGAGGAGACCGGAATCCAGGTCGAGGAGCAGTTCGCCTCCTACGACGCCTTTCAGGAGCGCATGACCACACAGATCGCAGGCAGCGACGTGCCCGCCGTGTTCTGGATCCCCTCGGCCCAGGTGATGACCTACGCCGATGCCGGTATCTACCGGACGCTGGACGACGTCGAGAGCTTCGACCTGAGCGACTTCGAGGACGAGGACATCGAGAGCTATCAGCTCGACGGGGTCCTGAACTCCTTCCCGAAGTCCGTGTTCTCGGCCTGCGTGCGCTACAACCGGACGATGCTGGAGGAGGCGGGAGCCGAGCTGCCCAGCGGCGAGAACTGGACCTGGGACGGCTTCGCCGAGTTCTTGATCGACTACTCCGCCGACAACGGCGAGGGTCGCAAGGGGACGACCTACAACGCGTACTCCGACATGGCGCTCGAGGCGTGGATGCGCCAGCGAGGCGTCGACCTGTGGACCGAGGACGGACGGCTCGGCGCGGGTGCCGACGACTTCGCCAGCTGGTTCGACTGGTGGGAGAAGCTGCGGGAGAAGGGAGCCACCACCACGATCAGCGAACAGGACGGCGCCCAGCCGGACTGGACGCTCACCGGCGACATGGTGCTTACCACGTTCGCCAACACGAACCACATCATCGACGAGGCGCCGATGTTCCCGGACTACGAGTTCGCCATGGCGGAGGTCCCCGCGTCCGCCGATGCGCTCGAGGGGTGGCCCTTCCTCTACCTCAGTCGGTTCGCCATGTACGAGGGCGCCTCCGACGAACTCGTCGCGGACGCCGGCGCCTTCATGAGCTACACGGTGAACTCGCTGGACATGCTGAAGATCGTCGGCCTCTCCGCAGGTGCGCCGCCGAACCCCCGGCTGTTGGAGACGGCGAAGGCGGACGCCGGGCCGCTGGAGACGAAGGTCCTCGAGATCACTTCTCAGATCCGTGAACGGGACCGCGGCCCGCGCTACGAGGCCCCGGACGGCACCGGCACCTGGCGCGACAAGGTGGTGGCGGCGATCGAGCAGATCACCCTCGGCGACGCGTCGATCATGGATGCCTCCCAGGGCCTCGTCGACAGCATCGACGCGGAGATGGGGAGCGCCTGA